Within the Mustela lutreola isolate mMusLut2 chromosome 2, mMusLut2.pri, whole genome shotgun sequence genome, the region TTTCAATTACTTTTCaatgaacatattaaaaattagaCTAATTGAGACATTTTTTCAGTTGGTATCTGTAAAACTTAGAACAGAACACAATCTCTGTTTGCTTTCCAAAACCAAATGTttgatcaaataaatgaatgagtaagcaAGGTTGCAGGAAGAATGAGAGTAAACAAATCATTACCTATAAGTGAAATCTAgtcaatttcattcattcattcatcatgtgACATTTAATAAGCATGTActacataaaataattcattaattcattcggAATTACCATATTTTGCAAAATAGCAAAActgaatttccttaaaaatatattttagacttCTCATTGATTCAAGTTCTCCTTCTTTCTATTAATCCAAATCATGAGCACATACCTAAAATCGCATTGTCTTTGTTTATTCTCATAACTTTagaaattccaattaaaaaatataactccaaccattcaaatattttgtttttaaaatcatgattaaTTTCTAAATGTATGAGAACGTAATTTCCAGCCATCATATCTGAGATTATAACCTTAAGCCTAAAGAGAAGCAGTTAACTCTCTTAattacagggaacaaactgatggataccagaggagaggtggatggagggatgtgtgagataggtgatggggattaaggagcacatTTGTTGTGTTGAGCACCAGGTGAGGTATGGAAGTATTGAAATCacttatattgtatacctgaaactaatatgacactgaatgttaactaactagaattaaaaaaaaaaaaaaaattaaaaaaccaaatcaaaacaagaacaaaaaagtagTTAACAGGGTTGGTTTTgctcagaaaattaaaaccaaCACCCCATTCTTTATCACCTGCCTTACCTTTTCTAGGGAAACACTCCCATCTTTTTAACCACAAATTCCAGCCCCTGGGGCAGGTATGTAGTTAGAATAATGATTTAGAATGAGTCACTGGTAGAAAGAGGTGTGTGATTTGTTTGGAGCTAGAGAATGTTAATAACAATAGCAATGAATATAGTCTGGCTTCTTACTCACAGAATTTTGAGGGTAAGATGAAAGACGTAGACTTGAAATATACCTAAAATAATCACCTGTCAGTTGTAATATCTAAGTTAGTATCTGACATGCATATCACGGCAAATGTCCAATGATTACTTTTTCAGTATAATGGTCAGATGCCAAACATTTCCCCATGTAGTAGGTCCTTTCTCAAGGGCACAATGTGGTCCAGTCCAAATATAGGTCCTTGGACAGGTTATGGGTTAAATTCACAAAGTTCGAAAGGAGTGAACCCAAACTTTCAAACAGGCAAAGAAGCAACTTTATCTTTAAAGTCTTTGAGGCCGATAGGTATTCATGGGTCATATTAGACTAGAGAACAGTTTTGGAGACTGTTGGCCTCCTTCCCTACAGTTGGATGGTTAGGGTGAGGGATGGGTCTAGTCTCCGGAGGTGACGTTCTATTAAATCGATCTCGCTCAGGGGATGCTCTATTCTAATTTGGCACAGGCTCTTTGGGCCATAATAGTGAAATCACTCCAGCTTTCAAGTTAAAGCTCCAAACCGAAGAGAATCCAGTTCATTTTTGTAATCATAGTCAACCCTCAATTATTTATGCATTTGGTATAAAGTAGTATCTTCAGTAGTAAAATGATAATTTATGTTTGACTTCACAGCATGTTCtatatttggggtttttcttttgtttttggcaACATCAACAGACTTATTTTCCTAATTAGTTTGACCCTGATTGAATGTTACAATTAACATTCTCTGAGCGTACCCACACATACCCATACTACTCACCAATTGATGGTGGGGAGAATGCCCAGAAACATACTGAGGGATAGGCAAAGGTGGTCTGAGATTATGTTTTTGCTGCCAGCAATTCACAAATAGATCATCTGGATCAATAGGGACTTGGCTGTACTTTTAACCAGGCACTTCCAAGAGCCAAATAATCATATTAGCTAATTCCcatctataaaaatatatgtagccTCTGTAATTACTTATTAAACTAAGTGCATCCAGCACActgaatacttttctttttttttttttttctccaagactACGTAGTTTTACTGTTTATGCTGATTCAGCTAACAAGATAATTGCCAGATCTCTCCAGTAGCCGCTCCGCAGATCTGCCCGAGTTCTCTCTCAGGCTTGGAGGTACTGGGGAATGTAAGGGGCCAGAGTCAGCCCTCTGCCTTGTCACTCTGGGGAATTAAATGCAGCTTCCCTGGATTTCCTGAAAAGCTTTCTAGActttttccctccccacctcccatgtCCCTGTGGCCCACCCACCCATGGCTCGGGCCCTGGCCGCGGCTCACCTATCTTCTCCTCGGCTTGGCTGCTCTCCACAGAATCCGTAGGAGGCTGGGCTGTTGCCTTGGCAGCAGCATCCTCTGCAGCAGGGgtggtggcagcagcagcagcagtgacAGCAGCAGGCACATCGGCTTGTTTAGGCTCCTCCTTGGCTGGGGCGTCTTCGGCCTTGGAGGACGGCGAGTTGTCAGTGGAAGCTTTAGTGGCACTTTCTGTCTCAGCAGAGCCGGCCTTCTCCTCTGAGGGGGCAGGCGCCTGGGGGGCTGCCTGCTCTATGGCAGCATCAGGGGcgccctcccccttcttctcctccGAAGGAGTTTCGCCTGCCTTGCCAGATTCCTCAggcttggggccagaggcagggaccGCGT harbors:
- the GAP43 gene encoding neuromodulin; its protein translation is MLCCMRRTKQVEKNDEDQKIEQDGIKPEDKAHKAATKIQASFRGHITRKKLKGEKKGDAQAAEAEANEKEEAPVADGVEKKEGEGPTPTDAVPASGPKPEESGKAGETPSEEKKGEGAPDAAIEQAAPQAPAPSEEKAGSAETESATKASTDNSPSSKAEDAPAKEEPKQADVPAAVTAAAAATTPAAEDAAAKATAQPPTDSVESSQAEEKIEAVDETKPKESARQDEGKGEEREADQEHA